TACCTTAAAGGACATTACGGTCAAGACCGGACATGACAATGAGAACGCCAGCCATTACTACGAGAATGAGATTGTCGTCCGCTTCCCGAATGGGCATCCCACGGCGGCACAGCTTCAGACCATCGCCGCCGATATCCGTTGCAAGGAGCCGCGCAAGCTGGGGTATGCTTATATTTTCCGGTCAGACAAGATGAGTTACTCCCAGCTTAAGACTTACTTCGCCAAAAAGTGGCACCCGCTGTACGCAGAGCCTCACTATATGTATTTAACCAATGATGCGGTCAGCGAAAATACAGGAGCGAATGTCATTACCCCCAACGACCTGCTCTTCTCGACTTATCAGTGGAATCTGCCGGCGATTGAAACCCCGCAGGGCTGGAATCTGTCCAGGGGCAGCAAGGAGGTCATAATCGCCGTTGTGGATACCGGTGTTCAAGCGAATCACCCGGATCTGAAGGGCCAGCTGCTCAAGGGCTACAATGCGATTACCAGCGGCAGCACGCCGGATGACGATGTCGGACATGGCACTCATGTGGCCGGCATCATCGGAGCGTTAACCAATAATGAGGAAGGGGTAGCCGGTATCAGCTGGTACAACAAGATCCTTCCGGTAAAAGCACTGGATAATTCCGGGGCGGGCACCACCTATTCGGTGGCCGAAGGCATTATCTGGGCGGCAGATCAGGGGGCCAAGGTGATTAATCTCAGCCTGGGCAATTACGCCGACTCGCAGTTCCTGCATGATGCGATTAAATATGCCTATGACCGGGATGTGGTGATTGTCTCCGCCTCCGGCAATGACAATACGGAGCGGCCGGGATATCCGGCAGCCTATGAAGAAGTGATTGCAGTCGCCGCAACGAATGCGGCGGGAGAGCGTGCTTCCTTCTCCAATTACGGGGACTACATCGATGTGGCTGCACCCGGGGAGAGCATTGCCAGCACCTATCCCGATAATCAGTATGCTGCGTTATCCGGCACCTCAATGGCCAGCCCCCATGTGGCAGCACTGGCCGGACTGGTACGCTCCCTGAACCCTGCGCTGACGAACAAGGAAGTCACCGCGCTCTTGACCTCTAGTGCCATCGATCTGGGCACCACCGGCCATGATAAGTATTACGGCTGGGGCCAGGTGGATATCTACCGTACCCTGCAGGCGGCAGGAGGAGGCCAGGTTCCGCTCCAGCTGTTCCCGCAGCAGGTCGGCAAACAGCTCGATTCTATACAATAAGCTGCGCACGTTAGCTGCTAGGAGCACAAATGCCGTCCCAGCAGCAGCAGGAACTGGCGGAGTCCGCGCTCCATCCCATCCTGCGTCAGCTGTGAATAGCTTATGCGGATATGCC
This genomic interval from Paenibacillus sp. FSL H8-0332 contains the following:
- a CDS encoding S8 family peptidase → MSRKNLTVAGIFTAALTVLLLTFALRPEAGGTLRQASVPDPSQEKAIKKTTLVQDVTATDKLNRIDVNRHLSTLLADMHHASPEDISAYANSLQQGHGHITLLMLVDFRTRKTTTYKSSLPEGTDQENKQLLHYLNTAKSAIKGHQSYESPSFIIGGKKYYFVAQRNREGQIAVIALINQKILDRVALHQLKNLRLIPYPKEGKYRIESVHADTLKDITVKTGHDNENASHYYENEIVVRFPNGHPTAAQLQTIAADIRCKEPRKLGYAYIFRSDKMSYSQLKTYFAKKWHPLYAEPHYMYLTNDAVSENTGANVITPNDLLFSTYQWNLPAIETPQGWNLSRGSKEVIIAVVDTGVQANHPDLKGQLLKGYNAITSGSTPDDDVGHGTHVAGIIGALTNNEEGVAGISWYNKILPVKALDNSGAGTTYSVAEGIIWAADQGAKVINLSLGNYADSQFLHDAIKYAYDRDVVIVSASGNDNTERPGYPAAYEEVIAVAATNAAGERASFSNYGDYIDVAAPGESIASTYPDNQYAALSGTSMASPHVAALAGLVRSLNPALTNKEVTALLTSSAIDLGTTGHDKYYGWGQVDIYRTLQAAGGGQVPLQLFPQQVGKQLDSIQ